A stretch of DNA from bacterium:
CAAGAAAGACGAAAGAATCGATCTCGGACGGGTCGGCAGCGTCAAGGAGGTCGACGTCTCGGTCCTACAGACGCTCGAGCAAGGGCGATTCATCCCGGTCATCGCGCCGGTCGGTTTTGACGAAAAAGGCGATCCCCTCAACATCAACGCCGACCTCGTCGCCGGGGCCCTGGCCTCGGCCCTCAAGGCGGAAAAATTGGTGCTTTTGACCGACATCGAAGGCGTCAAGGACAAGGACGGCCATCTGCTGCCGTCCCTCAACAGGGCCGAGGCGCGCCGGCTCATCGAAGACGGCGTGATCCGGGGCGGCATGATCCCCAAGGTCGACTGCGCGCTCAGGACGGTCGAGGACGGAGTCAAGAGCGCCCACATCATCGACGGCCGGGTCCAACACGCGGTGCTGCTGGAAATCTTCACGGACAAGGGCGTCGGCACCGTCATTTCCTGATTTTATGTCATCCCCATTATCCCAAGGCATCATCGAGTTGACCCAACAGTTCGTCATGAACACATACGCCCGGCTGCCCGTGGCCCTCGTGAAGGGCAAGGGGAGCTGGGCCTGGGACGCGGACGGCAAAAAGTACCTCGACTTCTTTTCGGGGCTGGCCGTCAACAACCTGGGACACGCCCACCCGCGGGTCCTCAAGGCCATGGTCTCGCAGGCGCGCGAGCTCATGCACGTGAGCAACGTCTTTTACACGGAGCCGCAGGCGAGGCTCGCGGAGTTGCTGGTCAAGAATTCCTTCGGGGACCGGGTCTTCTTCTGCAACAGCGGGGCCGAGGCGAACGAGGGCGCCGTGAAGCTCGCCCGGAAATGGGCCAAGAAAAAGCACGGCCCCCAGAAATTTGAAGTCATCACGATGCGGAATTCCTTCCACGGACGGACGCTCGCGATGATCGCGGCGACCGGGCAGGAGAAATATCAAAAGGGCTTCGAACCGATGCCGGCCGGTTTCAAGTACGCCGAGTTCGGCGACATCGAATCGCTCAAGGCCCAGGTGACCGACGCCTCCTGCGCCGTCCTGATCGAACCGATCCAGGCCGAAGGCGGGGTGCGGATGGCGTCCCCCGAGTACTTCCGGGCGCTGCGGGCCCTTTGCGACGAAAAGGGCTTGTTGCTGATCTTCGACGAGGTCCAGGTCGGCATGGGCCGCACGGGAAAACTGTTCGCCTACCAGCACTATGGGATGGAACCCGACGTCATGACGCTGGCCAAGGCCCTCGCCTCGGGATTGCCGATCGGAGCCGTCGTCGCCAAGGAGTCCGTCGCCAATGCCTTTGAGCCCGGCGACCACGCCTCCACCTTCGGCGGCAATCCCCTCGTCGCCGCCGTCGGACGGGCGACCGTCGAAACGATGCTGGAAGAGGGATTCTTGGACGAAGCCGCGAAGAAGGCCGCCTCGTTTCAGGCCCAGTTGAAAAAGCTCAAGAAGAGATTCCCGATGATTGTGGAGGTGCGGGGATTGGGGTCGATGCTCGCCCTCGACCTGGACCAGCCCGCCAAGCCCATCGTCCTCAAGTGTCTGGAAAAGGGCCTCCTCATCAATGCCGTGCAGGAGAGGACGCTGCGCCTCTTGCCGCCGCTGACGGTGAAGAGGGCGGAGCTGAAGGAGGCGGTGGCCATCCTCGCCCAGGTCTTGGAGGAGACGGCGCACGGGCAGGGCGTGATCGCCGGCGCCCCGCAAATGGCGGTGACGCCGTGAAGAGAGACCTCTTAAGCCCCCTGGATCTGAGCGCCGTCGAGATGAAAAAAATCTTCGAACGCGCGGCCTGGCTCAAAAAAACGCGCAAGCGGGGGAGGGTCCCGGCGACCCTCAGGGGCAAGACCCTCGGGATGATCTTCGAAAAGCCCTCCACCCGCACCCAGGTCTCCTTCGACGTCGCCATGTGGGAGCTGGGCGGGCATTCGGTGTCGCTCAACGCCTCTTCGAGCCAATTGGGCCGGGGGGAGACCTATGCGGACACGGGCCGTGTCCTCTCACGCTACGTGCATGGGATCATGATCCGGACCTTCGCCCAGGCCCACTGCGAGGAATTGGCGCGGGCGGCTTCCGTCCCCGTCATCAATGGATTGACGGACGAACATCACCCCTGCCAGATCCTGACGGATCTCTTTACAATTCAAGAACTTAGGAAGGATTTGCGGAAGACCGTCATCGCCTACGTCGGGGACGGCAACAACATGGCCAACTCCTGGATGGAGGCGGCTCTAGTCCTTGGATTTCCTTTAAGAATCGGGACACCTGCCGGTTTCGAACCCTCGGGGGACGTCCTCAAAAGGATTGACAGAAACAAGGCCCGCACTATTGTCCTCACCCGCGATCCGATCGAAGCGATCTCGGGGGCCGATGTGGTCAACACGGACACTTGGTTCTCGATGGGGCAAGAGGTTTCTGAAGAAAAGCGCAGGGCTTTCGAGCCCTTCCAGGTGAATGCCCGCCTCTTGAAGCACGCCAGGAAAGACGCCGTCGTCCTCCACTGCCTCCCGGCCCACCGGGGCGAGGAGGTGACGGATGAGGTCATGGACGGTCCCCAATCGCGCGTATTCGATCAGGCCGAGAACAGGCTTCACGTTCAGAAGGCAATTTTGGAGATGCTATTAAGATGACCCCTGCCAAATCGAATTTAGCCAAGAAACCGGCACCGGTGTCTGCGAGTGTCGTCAAGCTCCCACCCAAGGTGCCGGCCCACAAAATGAAGGTGGTGCTCGCGTACTCCGGCGGCCTCGATACCTCCGTGATGGTTCGCTGGCTCATTGAAAACTACCGCTGCGAGGTCATCGGCTTCGTCGCCGACCTGGGCCAGGAAGAGGATTTGGAGGCGGTCCGGATCAAGGCCGTCAAGACGGGCGCCTCGCGGGCCTACGTGGCGGACCTCAAGGAGGAGTTTGTCCGCGACTACATCTTTCCCATGCTGCGGGCCAATGCCGTCTACGAAGGGACCTATCTCCTGGGCACGTCCATCGCCCGGCCCCTGATCGCCAAGAAGCAGGTGGAGGTCGCCCTCAAGGAAGGCGCGGACGCGGTCGCGCACGGGGCGACGGGGAAGGGGAACGACCAAGTCCGCTTCGAGCTGACGTATTACGCCCTGAAGCCCGACATCAAGGTCATCGCGCCCTGGAAGACGTGGGAGCTCAAGTCCCGGACCGACTGCATCGCTTACGCGCAGAAGTTCGGCATACCCGTCCCGGTCTCGAAGGCCAAGCCCTACAGCATGGACCGCAACCTCTTTCACATCAGCTTCGAGGGCGGCGTACTGGAAGACCCGTGGCGGGAGCCGCCCAAGGACATGTTCGTCATGTCCAAAGACCCCCTGGAAGCGCCGTCGACGCCCGCCTACGTCGAAGTCTCCTATGAAAAGGGAAACCCCGTCGCCTTGAACGGCACGCGCCTCTCGCCCGCGAACCTGCTCGGGAAGCTCAACCGGATCGCCGGGGAGAACGGCATCGGGCGCGTGGACGTGGTGGAGAACCGCTACGTCGGGATGAAGAGCCGGGGCGTTTACGAAACGCCGGGCGGAACCGTCCTTCACGTGGCCCATCGGGCGCTCGAGGGGCTCACCATGGACCGCGAGGTCATGCACCTCCGCGACTCGCTCATCCCGCGTTACGCCGAGATGATCTACTACGGTTATTGGTTCGCGCCGGAGCGAGAGATGTTGCAGAAGCTCATGGACGAGGCGCAGACGCACGTCACCGGCACGGTCCGGCTCAAGCTTTACAAGGGGAATTGCATCGTGGTCGGACGCAAGTCCCCGAAATCGCTCTTCCACAAGGACTACGCGACTTTCGAGCAGGATACGGTCTACAACCAGAAGGACGCCGAAGGATTCATCAAGCTGAACGCGCTTCGCCTCAAACTCCGCCGTCTGACCCAAGGATGATTAAAGATGATCGAAGGACGACTATGAACAAGTACCGCTTATTCGCACCCGGCCCCACCCCCGTCTCCGAAGAGACCTCTCTGTCGATGGCCAGCCCCATCATCCACCACCGGACCGAACCGTTCGAGAAGATCGTCGCGGAGGTGAGAGATGGCCTGAAATGGCTCTTCCAGACCAAGAACGAGGTCTTGATCCTGGCCTCATCCGGGACCGGCGCCATGGAAGGGGCCGTCGTGAACACCCTGAGCCGGGGCGACAAGGTCGTCGTCGTCGACGGCGGCAAGTTCGGGGAACGGTGGTGGAAGATCTGCAGGTCTTATGGCGTCGAAGCGGATGTCATCCAAGTGACCTGGGGTCAGGCCGTGGACGTGAAGGAGATCAAGTCCCGCCTCGACCAGGGCGGGGTAAAGTCCGTCTTCGTCCAGGCCTCCGAGAGCTCGACGGGCACGTATCATCCCATCCGCGAGATCGCGGAACTCGTGAAGACCAAGGCCGACTGCCTCTGCGTCGTCGACGCCATCTCGGCCCTGGGGGCCATGAATCTCCCGATGGACGCCTGGGGGATCGACGTTCTCATCACGGGTTCCCAGAAGGCGCTGGGACTCCCCCCGGGGCTCGCCATGGTCGCGCTCTCGGACAAGGCCTGGAAGGCCGCCGAGACCTCGACGTTGCCGAAGTTCTATTTCGATTTCAAAAGGGAGCTGAAGAACGTCCAGCAGAACACGACGGCCTTCACCCCGGCGATCAGCCTGATCGTCGGCCTCGCGCAGGTGCTGCGCGAGTTCAAAAAAGAGGGTTTGGAGAATCTCTTCGCCCGCCACGCGCGCCTGGCCGAGGCGACGCGCCAGGCGATGAAGGCCCTGGGCCTGCAGCTCTATTCGAGCTCACCGGTCAATTCGCTCACGGCGGTCAAGACGCCCGAAGGCATCGACGCCCAAAAGGTCTTCAAGATCCTCCAGACCAAGTACAACATGACCATCGCCGGAGGCCAGGACGCGGCCAAGGGCAAGATCTTCCGGCTCGCCCATCTGGGCTATTACGACGACCTGGACGTGGTGACGGTGGTCGCCGCCGTCGAATGGGCCCTGGCCGAGCTGGGCCACAAATTCACCATGGGTGCCGGCGTCGGCGCCGCCATGAAGGCTTTACGGGGACTCTAAGATGCCAAAAATTCTCGTCAGCGATAAGTTGTCCGACCAGGGCCTCGCGATCCTGCAAAAGGCCCCCGGCCTCAAGGTGGACGTCAAGACGGGCCTCACGCCCGAAGAGCTACGGAAGATCATCGGGGAGTATGACGGCCTGATCATCCGCAGCGCCACGAAGGTGACCAAGGACGTCTTGGAGGCGGCCGACCGGCTCAAGGTCATCGGCCGGGCGGGCATCGGCGTGGACAACGTCGACCTTGAGGCCGCGACCAAGAAGGGCGTCGTGGTCATGAACACGCCTTCCGGCAACGCCACGACGACCGCCGAGCACGCCATCGCCATGATGTTCGCGGTCTCCCGGCAGATCCCCCAAGCCACCGGGTCGATCCGGGGGGGAAAGTGGGAAAAGACGAAGTTCATGGGGCGGGAACTCACGAACAAGTATCTGGGCGTCGTGGGCGTGGGCAACATCGGGCGCATCGTGGTGGACCGCGCCATCGGCCTCAAGATGCGCGTGCTGGGCTACGATCCCTTCCTCTCCAAGGAGGCGGCCGAGAAGCTCGGCGTGGAGCTGGTGGACCTGCCGGATCTCTTCAAGCGGGCGGATTACATCACGATCCACGTGCCCTTGATGGAAAAGACCAAGGGCTTGATCGACAAGGCGGCCTTCCAAAAGATGAAGAAGGGCGTCTTTATCATCAATTGCGCGCGCGGCGGGATCGTGAACGAGAAGGACCTCGAATGGGCGATCAAGGAAGGGATCGTCGGCGGGGCCGCCCTGGACGTCTTCGAGCAGGAGCCGCCCCCGGCCGATCACCCCTTGCTCAAGATGGATCAGGTCATCTTCACGCCGCACCTGGGCGCGGCGACCGCCGAGGCCCAGGAGAACGTGGCCGTCGAGGTGGCCGAGCAGGTCGCCGATTTCTTCACGACGGGCACGATCCGGAACGCCGTCAACTTCCCCTCGATGAGCGGGGAGACGTTGAAGATTCTGCAACCGTACATCCTCCTGGCGGAGAAGCTGGGCCTCCTCCAAGGCCAGATGGCGAGCAAGCTGCCTACCGAGGTCTCCATCGAATACCGGGGGGACATCAACGGCTACAACCTCGCCCCGGTCACTCAGTCGCTGCTCAAGGGGTTGCTCACGCCGATGGCCTCCGACGTCAGCGTCAACTACGTCAACGCCGCGCTCATCGCCCGGGAGAAAGGGCTGCGGGTCGTTGAATCGAAGGTGAGCGGCCACCAGGACTTCACCAGCCTCGTCACGGTTACGCTCAAGAACGGAACCGAGGAAAGGCGCGTGTCCGGGACGATCTTCGGCAGGACCAATCCCCGCATCGTTCAGATCAACGACTTCTATCTGGAGGCCCTACCCGAGGGGACGATCCTGGTCATCCACAACCATGACCGGCCGGGCGTCATCGGCGCGATCGGGACGATGCTCGGACAGAAGAAGATCAACATCTCCCGGATGCAGCTGGGCCTGGAGAAGGGCAAGGACGAGGCGATCGCCCTCTACAACGTGGAGGGGGACGTGACCCCGCAGGTCGTGGCCGATTTGGAAAAGCTGCCGAACATCATTTCCGTCAAGAAGGTCATCCTCTAATGGCCAATGTCGTCGTTGTCGGCGCCCAGTGGGGGGACGAGGGCAAAGGCAAGATCGTCGACGTCTTCACCGAATTCGCCGACGTCGTGGTCCGCTTCCAGGGCGGCAACAACGCCGGCCATACCCTGGTGGTGAAGGGCGCGAAGACGGTCCTCCATCTCATCCCGTCCGGCATCCTGAATCCCGGGGTCCAATGCGTGATCGGCAACGGGGTCGTCATCGATCCGGAGGTCTGCCTCGAGGAAATCCGGACGCTCAAATCGAAGGGCCTGCTCAAGAGCGACCGGGACCTCGCCATCAGCGAAACCGCCCACGTCATCCTGCCTTATCACAAGCGGATCGACGTCCTCCGGGAGGAGAAAAAAGGCGCCGGCAAGATCGGGACGACGGGGCGCGGAATCGGGCCCTGCTATGAAGACAAGATGGCCCGGATGGGGATCCGCATCTGCGACCTCATCGATCCCGAGCTCTTGAAAAAGCGCCTCGAGGCCGTCCTGCCCGAAAAAAATCTCTACCTGGAGCGGATTCTGCAGGGTCCGACGTTTTCATTCGACGAGATTTACGGGTCCTACGTCGCCTTCGGGAAGGCACTCCGGGGCTACGTCCGGAACACGGCCATCCTCCTCCAGGAGGCGGCCCAGAAGAAGAAAAAGATCCTGTTCGAAGGGGCCCAGGGCACGTCGCTGGACGTCGACCACGGTACGTATCCCTTCGTCACGTCCTCGAACACGGTGGCGGGCAACGCGACCTGCGGTTCGGGGATCGGGCCGACGCAGATCCAATCCGTCATCGGGGTCTCAAAGGCCTATACGACCCGCGTCGGGAGCGGTCCGTTCCCCACCGAGCTGGACGATCCCGTCGGCGAGCACCTGAGGAAGGAAGGCGCCGAATTCGGCGCGACGACGGGCCGTCCACGCCGCTGCGGTTGGCTGGATCTGGTGGTCCTCCGCCACGCCGTCCGGGTGAACGGGCTCACGGGGCTCGTGTTGACCAAGCTGGACATCCTTTCGGGGCTTCCGGAGCTCAAGATTTGCGTCGCCTACAAGCGCCGGGGCCGGGTGGTGAAGGAATTCCCGGGCTCGGTGGACATCCTCGACGAGTGCGAGCCGGTCTACGAGAAGATGAGGGGCTGGAGGGAGCCGCTGTCGGGCATCCGGAAGATCGCGAATCTCCCCCTGACGGCCCGAAGCTACCTTAAAAAAATCGAAAGGGTCCTGGGCGTTCCCATCATCGTCGTCTCCGTGGGCCCCTCGCGAGAGGAACAGATCTTCCTCAAGAACCCATTCCGTTCTTAACCGCCCACTGGATCTGCCGGCAGATGCCGCGGATGATCCGCACCTCCCGCTCGTTCATCTGGGTCCGGCCGAAGAGCTGGCGGATCGTCCGCATCATGTGAAAGCCGTTCCTCTCGTGGAGAAAGCCGATCGTCGTCAGCGTCTTCTCCAAATGCTGGAACATGCCCTCCACCTCCTGCACCGGCGCCAGCGGAAACTTTTTCAAGGAGTCGTCGGGTTCGCCCATGTCCTGAAGGAGGCGGAGCTGGTAGGCCGTGACGGCCACCGACTGCGCGAGGTTCAGAGACGGAAAATCGGGATTCGAGGGGATCTGAACGACCAGGTTGCAGTGCCCCAATTCCTCGTTGGTGAGTCCGCGCTCCTCGGCGCCGAACAGGATTCCAATCTTTTGGCCCCGGAGGAGCTTATCGCCGATCCCGGGGAGGTTCGCGAAGTCCCGGCGGTACTTTCCCGTCCGGCGGCTGGTGCCGATCAGGAAACGGAGCCCCTTGGCGGCCTCGTTCAGCGAGTCGAACACCTTCGCCTTCCTCGCAAGATCGGCGGCCCCCACGGCGAGGCGCAGCGACTCGGGATGGGTCGGCAATACGGAAGGGCGGACGAGGTGCAGCTTTGAAAATCCCATGTTCTTGAGGACGCGGCAGGCGGCACCGATGTTCCCGCCATAGCGGGGTTTCACGAGGATGAAGGTTACATCTTGAGGGCGAAGATTCTTTGTCATACGGTGACTCTATGAACGAAATCGTTTGGAGACCCTACGGCGATTACATCGAGAAAAGCAACATCACCCGCTTCATGCGGAAGCACGGGATCAAGGATTACGACGACCTGATCCGGCGCTCGACCTCCGAGATCGAGTGGTTCTGGGACGCGGCGCTGAAGGACCTGGGCGTCGAGTGGTATCAACCCTACACGAAGGTCGTCGAAGGCGGCATGCCTTGGGCCAAGTGGTTCACGGGCGGCAAGCTGA
This window harbors:
- a CDS encoding alanine--glyoxylate aminotransferase family protein — encoded protein: MNKYRLFAPGPTPVSEETSLSMASPIIHHRTEPFEKIVAEVRDGLKWLFQTKNEVLILASSGTGAMEGAVVNTLSRGDKVVVVDGGKFGERWWKICRSYGVEADVIQVTWGQAVDVKEIKSRLDQGGVKSVFVQASESSTGTYHPIREIAELVKTKADCLCVVDAISALGAMNLPMDAWGIDVLITGSQKALGLPPGLAMVALSDKAWKAAETSTLPKFYFDFKRELKNVQQNTTAFTPAISLIVGLAQVLREFKKEGLENLFARHARLAEATRQAMKALGLQLYSSSPVNSLTAVKTPEGIDAQKVFKILQTKYNMTIAGGQDAAKGKIFRLAHLGYYDDLDVVTVVAAVEWALAELGHKFTMGAGVGAAMKALRGL
- the serA gene encoding phosphoglycerate dehydrogenase; protein product: MPKILVSDKLSDQGLAILQKAPGLKVDVKTGLTPEELRKIIGEYDGLIIRSATKVTKDVLEAADRLKVIGRAGIGVDNVDLEAATKKGVVVMNTPSGNATTTAEHAIAMMFAVSRQIPQATGSIRGGKWEKTKFMGRELTNKYLGVVGVGNIGRIVVDRAIGLKMRVLGYDPFLSKEAAEKLGVELVDLPDLFKRADYITIHVPLMEKTKGLIDKAAFQKMKKGVFIINCARGGIVNEKDLEWAIKEGIVGGAALDVFEQEPPPADHPLLKMDQVIFTPHLGAATAEAQENVAVEVAEQVADFFTTGTIRNAVNFPSMSGETLKILQPYILLAEKLGLLQGQMASKLPTEVSIEYRGDINGYNLAPVTQSLLKGLLTPMASDVSVNYVNAALIAREKGLRVVESKVSGHQDFTSLVTVTLKNGTEERRVSGTIFGRTNPRIVQINDFYLEALPEGTILVIHNHDRPGVIGAIGTMLGQKKINISRMQLGLEKGKDEAIALYNVEGDVTPQVVADLEKLPNIISVKKVIL
- a CDS encoding argininosuccinate synthase, with protein sequence MKVVLAYSGGLDTSVMVRWLIENYRCEVIGFVADLGQEEDLEAVRIKAVKTGASRAYVADLKEEFVRDYIFPMLRANAVYEGTYLLGTSIARPLIAKKQVEVALKEGADAVAHGATGKGNDQVRFELTYYALKPDIKVIAPWKTWELKSRTDCIAYAQKFGIPVPVSKAKPYSMDRNLFHISFEGGVLEDPWREPPKDMFVMSKDPLEAPSTPAYVEVSYEKGNPVALNGTRLSPANLLGKLNRIAGENGIGRVDVVENRYVGMKSRGVYETPGGTVLHVAHRALEGLTMDREVMHLRDSLIPRYAEMIYYGYWFAPEREMLQKLMDEAQTHVTGTVRLKLYKGNCIVVGRKSPKSLFHKDYATFEQDTVYNQKDAEGFIKLNALRLKLRRLTQG
- a CDS encoding RNA methyltransferase, whose amino-acid sequence is MTKNLRPQDVTFILVKPRYGGNIGAACRVLKNMGFSKLHLVRPSVLPTHPESLRLAVGAADLARKAKVFDSLNEAAKGLRFLIGTSRRTGKYRRDFANLPGIGDKLLRGQKIGILFGAEERGLTNEELGHCNLVVQIPSNPDFPSLNLAQSVAVTAYQLRLLQDMGEPDDSLKKFPLAPVQEVEGMFQHLEKTLTTIGFLHERNGFHMMRTIRQLFGRTQMNEREVRIIRGICRQIQWAVKNGMGS
- the argB gene encoding acetylglutamate kinase, whose product is MQELIEKASVLMEALPYIRKFSGKTIVVKYGGHAMTDAKLKDSFAKDIVLMDYIGLNPVIVHGGGPQIDEVLDKMHIESKFHQGMRITDKETMDVVEMVLAGDINKDIVSLINRHGGKAVGLSGRDGGLIKAKKLPKEKVASAEGESKKDERIDLGRVGSVKEVDVSVLQTLEQGRFIPVIAPVGFDEKGDPLNINADLVAGALASALKAEKLVLLTDIEGVKDKDGHLLPSLNRAEARRLIEDGVIRGGMIPKVDCALRTVEDGVKSAHIIDGRVQHAVLLEIFTDKGVGTVIS
- the argF gene encoding ornithine carbamoyltransferase, whose product is MKRDLLSPLDLSAVEMKKIFERAAWLKKTRKRGRVPATLRGKTLGMIFEKPSTRTQVSFDVAMWELGGHSVSLNASSSQLGRGETYADTGRVLSRYVHGIMIRTFAQAHCEELARAASVPVINGLTDEHHPCQILTDLFTIQELRKDLRKTVIAYVGDGNNMANSWMEAALVLGFPLRIGTPAGFEPSGDVLKRIDRNKARTIVLTRDPIEAISGADVVNTDTWFSMGQEVSEEKRRAFEPFQVNARLLKHARKDAVVLHCLPAHRGEEVTDEVMDGPQSRVFDQAENRLHVQKAILEMLLR
- a CDS encoding adenylosuccinate synthase; translation: MANVVVVGAQWGDEGKGKIVDVFTEFADVVVRFQGGNNAGHTLVVKGAKTVLHLIPSGILNPGVQCVIGNGVVIDPEVCLEEIRTLKSKGLLKSDRDLAISETAHVILPYHKRIDVLREEKKGAGKIGTTGRGIGPCYEDKMARMGIRICDLIDPELLKKRLEAVLPEKNLYLERILQGPTFSFDEIYGSYVAFGKALRGYVRNTAILLQEAAQKKKKILFEGAQGTSLDVDHGTYPFVTSSNTVAGNATCGSGIGPTQIQSVIGVSKAYTTRVGSGPFPTELDDPVGEHLRKEGAEFGATTGRPRRCGWLDLVVLRHAVRVNGLTGLVLTKLDILSGLPELKICVAYKRRGRVVKEFPGSVDILDECEPVYEKMRGWREPLSGIRKIANLPLTARSYLKKIERVLGVPIIVVSVGPSREEQIFLKNPFRS
- a CDS encoding aspartate aminotransferase family protein — encoded protein: MSSPLSQGIIELTQQFVMNTYARLPVALVKGKGSWAWDADGKKYLDFFSGLAVNNLGHAHPRVLKAMVSQARELMHVSNVFYTEPQARLAELLVKNSFGDRVFFCNSGAEANEGAVKLARKWAKKKHGPQKFEVITMRNSFHGRTLAMIAATGQEKYQKGFEPMPAGFKYAEFGDIESLKAQVTDASCAVLIEPIQAEGGVRMASPEYFRALRALCDEKGLLLIFDEVQVGMGRTGKLFAYQHYGMEPDVMTLAKALASGLPIGAVVAKESVANAFEPGDHASTFGGNPLVAAVGRATVETMLEEGFLDEAAKKAASFQAQLKKLKKRFPMIVEVRGLGSMLALDLDQPAKPIVLKCLEKGLLINAVQERTLRLLPPLTVKRAELKEAVAILAQVLEETAHGQGVIAGAPQMAVTP